The Argentina anserina chromosome 5, drPotAnse1.1, whole genome shotgun sequence genome includes the window CTTTGTTTCTGTAGTCGCTACTTCAATCTCAACCAAAATCTGTTGTGGGCACACCAAATTATATTGCACCTGAAGTCCTATCCAGAAAGAAATATGATGGAAAGGTGAGTGCAAGCTCATGTGTCTTTCTTATTGACTCTGGTGTCTGCTACTGATCATCTTTTGTATCTAATCTTGGACAAAATGTAGATTTCAGATGTCTGGTCCTGTGGAGTCACCTTATTTGTCATGATCTTTGGGGCATATCCCTTTGAAGATCCTCAGGACCctataaattttacaaaaacaaTTCGGGTGAGTGGCAATACGATCATTTCACATCTCCCCTCGTTCTGGGAtttttaaacttataattgttATACATGTTTCATGACAGCGGATCCTTAGTGTACATTACTCAATCCCACAGAATGTTGGACTTTCCATGGAATGTAGACATCTGTTTTCTAAAATATTTGTGGCAAACCCAGAAAAGGTAATGACGCTAGATTATTTTGGTGATGAGCTGCGAGATTTTTGACATTAGAGATGATGTGGTTCTGACTTTCTATCAAAGAGGCAAACAATTTGTAACCAATTGATGGTATGCTGCTATctgagaagtttctttcagtTGTGTATTCTATTTCTCATAAGGGTCTCTGCTTTTTTATTTGCAGAGAATAACAATCCCGGAAATTAGGTGCCATCCTTGGTTTGTAAAGAACTTACCTATGGAAATGATGGAAGGAGGAAGCTGGGAAACCAATGAGGTAAACAATCCAGCCCAAAGTGTTGAAGAAGTTCAGTGTATAATACAAGCAGCAAGAAGACCTTTAAGAGTCCGAACTGTCAGCAGGCATCTCACTGGAAGTAGCATGGCTCTTGATGAAGCTGATGTTGGAGGTCCAGAAGCAGATGGTGATTCTGTGTGCTAAGTAGGAGTCATTGAAGTGtgcatatatgatataaataatTCTAGGCCATGTCACTTGCAGGGCCCTTAAAAAATGTCAATTTGTTTGCTAAGGATGAGTGTATCATTTTTGTTTAACCGTGCTTATAATAATTAAGGGTCTCCAAGCTTTTCCTATCTAAATATGACAACAGCACTGGTCCATGAGCAGTGACGTACTGTTATGTCTACTGTGTACTGATTTTGTTGTTGATGTGTACTAAACTAGACTGTTATGTGCACTGTGTACTGATTTTTTGTTGGTGTGTATTGGAAGTGTTCTGGAATGGTCCAAGACTATTGTGGTCTGTGTATTGCCCCTAAACTTGTTGGTCTTTCACTGTGTTTGGTGTCTTAGATATTTTTGAATGATTTCTAGTGTGGATTGGCTTTCTGGATAGAAATAAGGACAATCCTTGACTGTGAGCGAAGAGAAATTGTGATAAAAGGCTTAAACCAAAAGGAATTCTGGTTTTTCTTCCATTCTTAAGTTAGCagctttcttctctctttgaaATACTAACAGGAGTTTTGGCAGAATTTACCCACCGATCTGCTTAATACCGATCATCATTATGACTCATAGCATCGTCGGAAGGATCTAGCTGTTCCATAATATGTTGGTGTGGCCCTTGGGCCCAAGATCAATAATTGAGACCC containing:
- the LOC126793945 gene encoding serine/threonine-protein kinase SAPK2-like; amino-acid sequence: MERYEILKDVGAGNFAVTKLVREKCSGQLYAVKLIERGKKIDENVQREIMNHRSLKHPNIVEFKEVLLTPTHLGIVMEYAAGGELYERICKAGKFSEDEARFFFQQLISGLKYCHTMHICHRDLKLENSLLDGGSTPRLKICDFGYSKSLLQSQPKSVVGTPNYIAPEVLSRKKYDGKISDVWSCGVTLFVMIFGAYPFEDPQDPINFTKTIRRILSVHYSIPQNVGLSMECRHLFSKIFVANPEKRITIPEIRCHPWFVKNLPMEMMEGGSWETNEVNNPAQSVEEVQCIIQAARRPLRVRTVSRHLTGSSMALDEADVGGPEADGDSVC